The DNA window CGCGGAGAATATCTGGGGCGGGGGTGCGTCTCATGCTGTGCGCGGCGAAGGAGAACCGCGATCAATCCGTTCATCACGGAGGACGCAGCTCGGCATCATCATCCGGCGCTACCGCGGCATTCTGTTCGGGCGCCTCTTTCAGGTGCGCCATCCTGTCTCCGGCGAGCTGTCGCTGGAACTGGAGCTCACTGGGCGGCAGCACAAGCTAGCCCCACCCTTCGGAGTGGAGATGGTCATTGCGGCCCACCCGAAAGCAGGGGACTGCGCAGCGCGCCTCAGTGTGAGGCTGACACAGGCGCCGGCAGCGGCCTCGGATGCGGATGTTGCAGCCGTGTGTGAGGGTACCTTGACCTTGGCGAAAGCGACGCTCCAGACAGCGACGACTCGGTCTCAACTGGCCGACACGATGGCCCATCTACGCGCCCCCGCCCAGCGACGAGGCCCCGTGCTCCGCTCGCGACGCGCAATCCGCCGCGCTCGTCGCGCAATCCATCGCGCATGGCGCAACGCCGGGGCAGCGGCGACCGCGGCGTTGTCGCTCGTAGGGGTAGTCCTGATTGGGTCGTATCTCGCGCCACCACCAAAGCCCCCTCCCTCGCCGTGGGCTGGAGGGGGGACACCGGCTGGGTGGATGGTGCCAATTGCAATAGCCGACCAACCAATTCTCGGTCTCGCACTAGACCTCCCGAACGAGCCATTTCCGGAGCAGAAGACTCGGAACTGCGACGCTGACCTGGCCGAAGTGAAGATCAACGGAGGGTGCTGGGTGGAGACATCCAAGAAACCCCCGTGTGGTGAAAAGCTGTATGACCACAAGGGCAGGTGCTACCGCCCGGTCGGAAAAGAGAAGGCACCTCAACGGGCATTCTCACGGTAATGGGCTTGCGCCCGGAAACCGGGCGTGGTACCCAATTCCTAGCTTTTGCTGAACTCAAGTGACCCGCTGCAGCAGTGACAATCACCAGCGCGTCAGTCCCACAGAGAGCTTGGTAGTCCCCGCGTGCGTTCGCGAGCACTACCACCAGAAAAGGCCGGTGCACCCAGGTAGCGCTGGGACACCCGCCCCCCGGTGCTCTACCGGCGTCCGTGATTGTCCGCCGGTAGAGCGCCACTTCGTTTCTGGGGGTCTCGTGGCGCCGGTTGATACGACTACAGGCATCTTTCGTGCTTTTCGGGCGGAGCCACCGCCCGTCGCGCAGCTTCCCATGGCGCACACGCGCTGCGGATTGGGCCTCCGTCCCCATCTCGCCGTGGCGACTGCCGTCCCTGCAGCGAGCCTTGCAACCCACACGTCACGCGTTGGCCGGTGCGACAAGGCGTTCTGCCTTCTCCACGAGGCCTCGTGTGGCCTGCGGCTTGCTCCTCGAACGCCCCGCCGATGAGGTCGGCCTCGGGCGGCGCGGCGCAGGGCCGGAACGTCGCGCTTCACATCTCGTTCAACAACACCAGGGTCCCGAGTGGGGGAAGTCGATGACGGAAGTGGAGTTGGAGGCCATCCGAAGAATCATCCGCGAGGAGCTGTCGGCCGCGGGCGCCGTCGGTGACCTTTTGACACTCGCACAAGCAGCCGCGCTGGTGAGCGTGAGCGAGGCGACCATCAAGCGATGGCTCCGCGACGGCGTGCTCGTGCGACATGGAGAAGGGCGCACGGTGCGCATCTCCAAGCGCCAGCTCCTAGAGGTGATGGCGAGGCAGGAGTCCTCGCCCGTCTCGAATGCGGAGTTGGAGCGGATGGCCGATGCGGCGCTCGGGAGGGCGGTCTGATGGGAGAGGTCTACCAGCGCACCGACTCACCGTTCCTCTGGGTCTGGTTCTACGACGGCAAGGGAGTCCGACGATTCAAGTCCTCCAAGAGCAAGGACGAGAAGGTTGCTCGCAAGTTCCTGGAGAAAATCGAGCGCAAAGTTCAGGAGGAAGAGCAGCAGCGCAAAGCCGAAGCGGAGAGTGGCCTGGTCGACGCCGTGACGGGCACCGTCACCGTGGGCCGCTACGCCGAGCGGTGGATTGCAGAGCGGCGTGAGCGCGGTGTCGGTTCGGCGCACGACGACGAGAAGCGACTCCAGCACGCCCTTCCCCTTTTGCGGGACATGCCCCTCTCAGAGGTCCGCCCGCGGCACATCCTGAAGGTCATCCGGACGATGCAAGCCAAGAAGGACGAGAACGGGCGCCCGAAGTACGCCCCTCGTACCGTGCTTCACGTCTACGGAGTCCTCCGAGTCATGTTCGGCGATGCCCTGCGCGAGGAGCTCATCACCGAGACGCCCTGCGTGCTCAAGACGAAGCGGAAGGAGCTGCCCAAGAAGCGGGACAAGAATCCGGCATGGCGCAGCAAGGCGGTCTACACAGCGGCCGAGGTCGTCACGCTGCTGACCGCCGCGGAGATTCCCGAGCGGCGCCGCGTCATCTACGCCGCCGAATTGCTCAGTGGGGTCCGCATCAACGAGCTGACCCCACGGCGCCTGCGTGACTGGGAGACTGACTGCCAGCCGCTCACCAAGCTCATGGTGGCGACGCGCTACGTCGTGAAGACGAAGTCGGAGGAACCTGCGACGAAGACGGGTGTGGTGCGCGAGGTGCCGGTACACCCCATGCTCGCGAAGATCCTGCAGGCATGGCTGTCCGAGGGATGGGAGCGAGAGTACGGCCGCCCTCCAGGACCGGACGACTTCATCGTTCCAGCCGTGCGCGGCGGCTTCATGAGCTCGTCGTCGGAGTACAAACGACTCCAGGAAGACCTCGAAGCGCTTGGCCTGCGTCGCCGCAGGCAGCACGACATGCGGCGCACGTTCATCACCCTCGCGCGCGCCTGCGGTGCCGACAAGTCCCTGCTCCGCTGGGTGACCCACGGCCCACCCGAGGCGGCTGACGACATCATGGACGTCTACACGAGTCCGCCATGGGCGACGCTCTGCGAGCAAGTCGCCCTACTGACCCTCCCCTTCCCCGAGGGGTTCCCCCCTCGGGGGAGCGCAGAAGCCGTTACGCCACTGTTACGCTCAGGAGAATCACGAATGATGCTGACTACTTACAGCTTGGAGGCGGCGGGAATCGAACCCGCGTCCGAAAGCCTTCCGTCCTTCGACCCTACGTGCGTAGTCCGCGCTTTGCTACGTCCCCAAGACTCCCACGGACGGGATTCCTAGAGCCGGTCCTGGATAGGTCTCGCCACCTCGGGTCCAGGCACCCTTGGCGGCCAGCCCGCATTATGACGGTCGATCCCAACCCCACGGGCCGAGAGCTGGGGGACCGCGCACTAAAAGCTGTTTTTAGGCAGCCAGCGCGAGCTCAACGTTGTCGTTGGCTTTTGTGTCTTTGCCGGGTTGGATTTACGAGCTACCTGACAAGCTCGGCACGCGTCTCGAACTTCCTTGCCCCCGTCGAAACCAGGTCGCCCCCGGTTGGTGGACTGCTTGCTCCACTCGCGGCCACCGCTTCGACCGCGTTCTCCTCACATTAACCGCTGAGGGCGCCTCGTCAATCCTCCTGAGCGTCCACCCCCGCACCTTCTCGCACGGATGCGGACACTCGGCCTCGAAGTCGCTTCCCCTCCCGCCTCTCCGGCGTAGGGTCCTCCCCTCGCTCGGGCCCCACGCCCCGAGGCCTCGAGGACACCGAATGAGACGACTGCTCCCACTCCTCCTGCTCCTGCTGGGCATCGCGCTCCCCGCGTTCGCTCAGTCCACGAGCTCCCCCACCCAGGCCTTCCCCTACACCCTCAAGACGGACAAGCTCCCCAACGGCCTCACCGTCGTCCGGGTGCCCTACCCCTCCCAGGGCATCGTCTCCTACGTCACCGTCGTCCGCGTCGGCTCGCGCAATGAAGTGGAGGCCGGCAAGACGGGCTTCGCCCACTTCTTCGAGCACATGATGTTCAAGGGCACCCCGCGCCACCCGGAAGGCGAGCGCGAGCGCATCCTCGGCACCTTCGGGTTCGACGACAACGCCTTCACCACCGACGACATCACCCTCTACTACTCCTACGGCCCCACCGCCGGACTCCCCCAGCTCATCGACATCGAGGCCGACCGCTTCCGCAACCTCGAGTACTCCGAGCCCTCCTTCCGCACCGAGGCCCTCGCCGTCCTCGGCGAGTACCACAAGAGCGCCGCGGCCCCCTTCCTCAAGATGGAGGAGACCCTCAACGCCGCCGCCTTCACGAAGCACACCTACCGCCACACCACCCTCGGATTCTACGAGGACATCAAGGCCATGCCGGAGGCCTACCAGTACAGCCGCGACTTCTTCCAGCGCTGGTACACCCCGGACAACACCCTGCTCTTCATCGTCGGTGACTTCGACGACGACCAGGTGATGAAGCTCGTCCGCGAGAACTACGGCCCGTGGGACCGCAAGACGTCCACCATCACCGTCCCCACCGAGCCCCCGCAGACCCAGCCTCGCAACGCCCACGTCGACTGGCCCCAGCCCACGCAGCCCCGGCAGGTGCTCGCGTGGCACACGCCCGCCGCGTCCGCCAACACCAACAACGCAGCCATCCAGACGGTGCTCGTCGCCTACCTCGTCGGCCCCACCAGCCCCGCCTACAAGCAGCTCGTCCTCGAGCAGCAGCTCGTCGAGTCCATCGGCAGCGACTACGTCGACCACCGCGACCCGCACCTGTTCACCCTCACCGCCACACTCAAGGACGAGCGCCACCGGGACCGCGTCCGCCTGGCCCTGCTCCGAGAGGTCAGCAAGGTCGCCGCGGGCAAGGTCGACGCCGCCCGCGTCAAGGCCATCCAGGACAACGCCCGCTACGGCGCCCTCATGGCCCTCCAGACGCCGCGCGACGTGGGCATCCAGCTCGGCTGGTACGCCGGAATCCTCGGCACGCCCGATGGACTCCAGCGCCACCTGGCCCACCTCGCCAAGGTGACGCCCGCGCAGCTCTCCGAGTTCACCAAGCGCTACCTCCAGGCCTCCAAGCTCACCCAGCTCAGCCTCACCCCCAAGGTCGACACCGCCGGAGGGACGAAGTGATGAAGACCCAGACCCTCGTGTCCCTCACCGCGCTGCTCTCCCTCGCCGGCTGCGCCTCCCAACAGAAGCCCGCGCCCGAGCACACGCCGCCTCCCGCTCAAGAGGCCACCGCCACGCCTCCCGTCGAGGCCCCGCCCTTGGCCCCCGCGGAAGTCCCCGCCATTCCGCTCCAGCAGCCCAAGCCGATGGAGCTCGTGGTCCTCGCCCGGCCGGACACGCCCATCGTCACCTTCCGGCTCGTCTTCCACTCGGGCTCCATCGACGACCCGAAGGGCAAGGAGGGCCTCACCGCGCTCACCGCCACGCTGATGGCCGAGGGCGGAACCCAGAAGCTCACCTCCGCGCAGCTGCTCGACGCGCTCTTCCCCATGGCCGCCGAGCTGGACACCTCCGTCGACAAGGAGTTCACCACCTTCTCCGGCCGCGTCCACCGCGACTTCCTGCCGCGCTACCTCGACATCTTCACCGATGTGCTGCTCGCGCCTCGCCTCGACGCGGCCGAGCTGGAGCGGCTTCGCACCAACGCCATCAGCACCGTGGAGAACGGCCTGCGCAGCGCCAATGACGAGGGGCTCGGCAAGGCCGCCCTCGATGCGCTCATCTACGAAGGCCACCCCTACGCGCACTACACCGGCGGCACCGTGCAGGGCCTCAAGTCCATCACCCTGGACGACGTGAAGGCCCACGCCCAGCGCGTCTTCACGCAGGACCGGCTCGTCGTGGGACTTGCGGGCGCCGTGGACGACGCGCTGAAGCAGTCGCTGCTCTCGCGCCTGGGCACGCTGCCCGCCACGGGAGCGCCTCGCGTGACGCTGCCCACCGTCACCGCGACGTCGGGCCGCGCCGTCATCCTCCAGAAGCAGACGCTCTCCACCGCCGTCAGCATGGGCTACGTCAACCCCGTGCGCCGAGGCGACCCGGACTTCTTCCCCCTCGCCTTCGCGCTCACGCACCTGGGCGAGCACCGCCAGTCCATCGGCCTGCTCTTCAACGAGCTGCGTGAGAAGCGCGGCCTCAACTACGGCGACTACGCCTACGCCGAGCACTTCATCGAGGACCCCGGCACCACGTACAACCGCACCAACATCGCGCGCACACAGCAGGACCTCACCGTGTGGATTCGCCCGGTGGACCCGTCCCACGCGGTGTTCGCCACGCGCGGCGCGCTGTACTTCCTCGACCAGCTCGTGAAGGAGCCCATTGCCCAGGAGCGCTTCGACCTGATGCGCGGCTTCCTCCAGGGGTACTCGCGCCTGTGGGAACAGACGGACCCTCGGCGGCTGGGCTACGCCATCGACTCGCTCTTCTACGGGACGCCGCACTATCTGGAGCAGTACCGCCAGGCCCTCACGAAGATGACGCCGCAGTCCGTGCAGGAGGTGCTGCGTCGGCGCCTCCATCCCGCGGCCCTCAACTTCGCGTTCGTCACACAGGACGCGGAGGCGCTCGCCAACGCGCTGCGCTCGGGGCAGCCCTCGCCCATCACCTACGCGTCGGACAAGTCCCAGGCCCTGCTGGATGTCGACAAGTCCATCATTGGCTTGCCGCTTCCCGTGCGCGCGGACGCCATCACCGTCACCCCCGCGCAGTCCTTCATGGAGAAGTAGCGCACTGCTGTATTTCGACCCGGGGGGTGGGTCATTTGTTTCCGCCCCCTGGGAGCGAGTGCTATGAGCTGGCGTCATGCGAGGAACCAGCTCCGGCCATCTTCCACGGTGGCGGCCCCTGAGCGGCTCCATCATTCGACTTGCTGTGCTTGGCCTGATGATGGCCTCGGCGGCGGCAAGCGCGGAGCCAGACCCCTTCTCTCGCGGCTTTGACGCTGTCCCCGTCAAGCCCACTCCCGCGCAGAACAGCGGCATCGCGTTGGAGGGAACCAGCAGCGGCGAGCCCGTGGGAAGTTTCCGCGGCGCACTGCTCTTCGACTTCAACTGGCGCATCCTCGCGCTCAAGCTTGGAGACGAGAAGCTGGGCGACCTGCTGCCGTACCGGCTCGACGCGCACCTGCTCTTCGCCTACCAGCTCCATGAGCGCGTGGAGCTGGGCGTGGACCTGCCCGTCACGGTGCTCCAGGGCGACAACTTCCACCTCCTGCGCGATGCGCTGAACGCCCCCAACTTCCCCGGGGCCGCGGGCGTGAGCCGCACGACGCTCGGAGACATGCGCGTGGTGCCTCGGCTCCACCTCCTGGACCAGGAGCAGTTCCCCGTGGGCGTGTCGCTCATCCCCGAAGTCCGCCTGCCCACCGGCAGCGCGGACAGCTTCACGGGCGAGCGAGGAGTGCTCTTCGCCCCGCGCCTCGCGGTGGAGCACCGCTTCGGCTCCCTGCCTGTTCCCATCCGCGTCCTGGGCAACGTGGGCATGCGCCTGCGCAAGGATGCGCAGTATCTCAACCTGCGCGTGGGCGATGAGCTGACGCTCGGAGGCGGTGCCATCGCCGAGCTGCCCAACATGGGCCGGTTCACCGACGTGCAGGCCACGGCGGAAATGCATCTGGGCACGCCGCTGGTGCGCCCGTTCAACTTCGACCAGGCCGACTCGCTCAAGACGCCGTGGGAGGCGCTCGTGGGCGCTCGCGCGAAAATCTGGGGCAACTGGGGGCTCGAGCTGAACGTGGGCCGCGGCATCAACCTGTCCAGCGGCTACGGACGTGAAGCCCTGCGCGTCATGTTCGGGCTGCGCTACGACGAGCGCTTCGCCGACTCGGATGGCGACAACGTTCCCGACCACCGCGACCGCTGCCCCAACGAGGCCGAGGACAAGGACGGGTTCATGGACAGCGACGGCTGCCCCGACCTGGACAACGACGACGACGGCGTGGTCGACGGCGAGGACAGCTGCCCCAACGTGAAGGGTCCCAAGGAGCGCAAGGGCTGCCCCGAGGTGGACACCGACGGCGACGGCATCACCGACGAGTTCGACAAGTGCCCGGAGAAGCCCGGTCCCAAGGACTACGACGGCTGCCCCGACACCGATGGCGACGAGGTGCCCGACAACGAGGACGACTGCCCCGACCAGTTCGGTCCGCCGGAGAACAATGGCTGCCCGTTCGACTCGCCGCCGTATGTGTTCGTCGAGTCGGACCGCATCCGCATCAAGGGCAACGTGCTCTTCGAGACGGGCTCCGCCGTCATCCAGAAGCGCTCGTATCCGCTGCTCGACGAGGTGGCCACGGTGCTGCGGAAGAACCCCACGCTGGGCCCGGTGCTCATCGAGGGTCATACGGACAACCGCGGCTCGCGGCAGCTCAACATGGGCCTGTCGGACCGGCGCGCGCGCTCCGTGCTCGACTACCTGGTGGCGAAGGGAATCGAGCGCAAGCGCCTGAGCTCCGCGGGCTTCGGCTTCGACCGGCCTATCGCCACGAATGACACGGCGCTCGGCCGCGCGAAGAACCGCCGCGTTGACTTCAAGCTCGTGCGCTCCGAGGTGGAGACCGAGGGCAAGGAGACAGTCGTCCCGGCGGGACAGCAGCCTCCTGCTTCGAAGCCGTCCACGGATACGACGGCTCCGGCGGCACCAAGTCCCGCGCCCACTTCGAAGCCCTCCACGGGTGCCTCGGCTCCAACAGCACCGAGTCCCGCGCCTGCTTCGAAGCCCGCCACAGGAGCCACGGCACCAGCATCGACAGGTGCGGCACCCGCCGCGAAGCCCTCCTCGAGCGCCCCAGCGCCGGCGTCATCGTCGGGAACCGCACCTGCGTCGAAGCCAGCCGCGACGGCTCCGCCATCGTCGTCAGGTCCTGCGCCTGCCTCAAAGCCCGCCACGACCACGGCTGCGCCCGCGTCGTCGTCGGGAGCCGCCCCTGCGGCGAAGCCAGCCGCGACGGCTCCGTCGTCGTCGGGTACGACTCCTGCCTCAAAGCCCGCCACGACCACTGCTGCGCCCGCGTCGTCGCCGGGAACCGCACCTGTGTCGAAGCCGGCCACGAGCCCGACGGCTCCGACACCGGCTACGGCTCCCACCTCGAAGCCACCAGCCTCCGACGGCAAAGCACCGAGCACACCCGCGCAGCCGACAACGCCCGGGAAGTAGCACGGGCGCAGCGCGCTGAACGTGGCATCAAGGCCGCTGCCACCCATGCATCACGAATGGGTGGGTGGCGCGGGGCAGCGGACATCGCTCACGCGTCAAAGCCTCAAGACGACATGCCCCGCGACAGGCGAGCACGGCGTCAGGCACTCGACAGCGGAACCCCTTACTGCTGCTTCAGCGCCCGCTCGATGCGGCGGCGGATGGCATCCTCGGACATGGCGCCTCGCTGCGCATCCATCACCTTGCCCTCGCGGTCCAAGAAGTACAGCGTGGGCAGCGCGCTGACCTGGAAGGCCCGCGCCATGTCATCCCCGGCGTAGGCCACGTAGGGCTTCAGCTCCGGCAGGTGGCCCCGCACGAAGTTCTCCACCATCTTGGGTGCCATGGCCCCGTCATCGCGGCTGGCCGCCACGAACACGAGCCCCTGCGACTCGTACTCCTTGGCCAGCTTCACGAGCGCTGGCATCTCCTCGCGGCAGGGCGGACACCACGTCGCCCAGAAGTCCAGCATCACCACCTGGCCCCGGAGGTCCTCCAGCCTCAGCTCTCCGCCCTCGTGCTTCTGAAGCACGAACGAAGGCGAGGCCGCGCCATCTGGCACGAGCTGCGAGCGCCGAGCCTCCAGCACTCCCAGGTACACCACCCCCACCAACCCCAACCCCGCCAACACTCCCAAGAGCAGCTTGGTCCCCCCACCCACCGGCTTCGCGGGTGGCGGTGCGCCGATTCCTTCCTGCGTCACGAGAATCCACTCCTGGTCAGGCGGTCATGCACCTGCCTCAGCGTCCAGCGCACTCCGCTCCGAGCCACCGGCCTGCGTGACACCCACCGTGCCACGTCCGGGCCAAAGCGATAGTAGCCACGGATGAACGCTCGACCGAGCTGACTCTTCCGCAGGACTTCATCTCGATACGCACGGAACGCCACCAGCTCCGGCGCTCCCTCGCCAAACGCCACCGTCGCCACGAAGCACGAGGACGCCGGGCTCACCCACATGAGCCGCTGGTTGGTGAGGTTCACCACCACCTTCAGCTCCCGAGCCTCCGTGTACAGGAACGCCAGCAAGTCCCTGCGCGCCGCGGGGAACTCCTGTCCTCCCGCCTCCTCGAACTCGATACGCGCCGCGTTGTTCGCCCCCACCTCGTCCACGGTGAAGAAGTAGCGCTTCGAGCTGCGCCCCACCTCCACCTCCAACGCGCGCAGCTCCCCGAAGTACGCCAGGAAGCCCGTGCCGCACACCGGACAGACGAAGCGGTTGTAGGCGTGGCTCGTCAGGAACGCGTAGTCCCCCACCCGCTTGCAGCCCGTGTTCGGACACACCAGCTTCACGCTCGCCTGCGGCGCGGGCCGAGGGTCATACCGCGAGCCCCCCGACACCTTGTCGAACACCGGAGGCGGAAGCGGCGGCGCCGTCACCAGGTGCCGCGTCGGATGCGCGGCCCGCTCCAGCTCCTGCGCGCGGCGCCACGACATCTCCGCCGCCTCCAAGCGTCCGCCGGCCGTGTGGCACAGCGCCTCGCCGTGCGCGAGCAGCGCGGCCACGATTTTCTCCAGCGCGGGCGCATTCGACGGGTCTCTCCCCGCCGCGAGCGCCTCCGCGAGCACTTTCTCCACCTCCGGCAGCAGCGCCGCCGCGGCCTTTCGGGAAGGGTCCTCGGCGCGGCGGTACACCGGCGGCTCGGGAATCCGGCTGAACAACGCGGACGTGGCGGCCCGGACACGCTCCACCACCGCGTCTCCACGACCCACGTCCATCTGCGCCGCCCTCGTTCGGGCGGCCTGGAAGAGTTCTTCGGGCTGCAAGCGCGCCGACATTAAGTGCCACGCCCCGCGCTGTCGCGCTTTACCGCCCACACCGCCGGAAACTGGCCAACCCCTCCCGCCCGATGTAAGAGGACGTAGGAGGCTGTGAGCATGGGAGCTTTGAAGTTCATCGTCTGGACGGTCTGCGCGGTGGGGCTCGGCATCTTCCTGTCGTCGGGCAACGTGGATGGGCGCACGCCGCTGCAGCACATGGAGCGGACCTGGAAGCGCACCGTGAAGCCCGACACCATGGACCGGATGAAGGATGGGCTGGAGGACGCCTACGAGGACGCCAAGGGCGCCGTCTCCCGCTCGACGGATGCAGCACCTCGC is part of the Myxococcus landrumus genome and encodes:
- a CDS encoding helix-turn-helix domain-containing protein; translation: MTEVELEAIRRIIREELSAAGAVGDLLTLAQAAALVSVSEATIKRWLRDGVLVRHGEGRTVRISKRQLLEVMARQESSPVSNAELERMADAALGRAV
- a CDS encoding M16 family metallopeptidase, with amino-acid sequence MKTQTLVSLTALLSLAGCASQQKPAPEHTPPPAQEATATPPVEAPPLAPAEVPAIPLQQPKPMELVVLARPDTPIVTFRLVFHSGSIDDPKGKEGLTALTATLMAEGGTQKLTSAQLLDALFPMAAELDTSVDKEFTTFSGRVHRDFLPRYLDIFTDVLLAPRLDAAELERLRTNAISTVENGLRSANDEGLGKAALDALIYEGHPYAHYTGGTVQGLKSITLDDVKAHAQRVFTQDRLVVGLAGAVDDALKQSLLSRLGTLPATGAPRVTLPTVTATSGRAVILQKQTLSTAVSMGYVNPVRRGDPDFFPLAFALTHLGEHRQSIGLLFNELREKRGLNYGDYAYAEHFIEDPGTTYNRTNIARTQQDLTVWIRPVDPSHAVFATRGALYFLDQLVKEPIAQERFDLMRGFLQGYSRLWEQTDPRRLGYAIDSLFYGTPHYLEQYRQALTKMTPQSVQEVLRRRLHPAALNFAFVTQDAEALANALRSGQPSPITYASDKSQALLDVDKSIIGLPLPVRADAITVTPAQSFMEK
- a CDS encoding OmpA family protein — protein: MRGTSSGHLPRWRPLSGSIIRLAVLGLMMASAAASAEPDPFSRGFDAVPVKPTPAQNSGIALEGTSSGEPVGSFRGALLFDFNWRILALKLGDEKLGDLLPYRLDAHLLFAYQLHERVELGVDLPVTVLQGDNFHLLRDALNAPNFPGAAGVSRTTLGDMRVVPRLHLLDQEQFPVGVSLIPEVRLPTGSADSFTGERGVLFAPRLAVEHRFGSLPVPIRVLGNVGMRLRKDAQYLNLRVGDELTLGGGAIAELPNMGRFTDVQATAEMHLGTPLVRPFNFDQADSLKTPWEALVGARAKIWGNWGLELNVGRGINLSSGYGREALRVMFGLRYDERFADSDGDNVPDHRDRCPNEAEDKDGFMDSDGCPDLDNDDDGVVDGEDSCPNVKGPKERKGCPEVDTDGDGITDEFDKCPEKPGPKDYDGCPDTDGDEVPDNEDDCPDQFGPPENNGCPFDSPPYVFVESDRIRIKGNVLFETGSAVIQKRSYPLLDEVATVLRKNPTLGPVLIEGHTDNRGSRQLNMGLSDRRARSVLDYLVAKGIERKRLSSAGFGFDRPIATNDTALGRAKNRRVDFKLVRSEVETEGKETVVPAGQQPPASKPSTDTTAPAAPSPAPTSKPSTGASAPTAPSPAPASKPATGATAPASTGAAPAAKPSSSAPAPASSSGTAPASKPAATAPPSSSGPAPASKPATTTAAPASSSGAAPAAKPAATAPSSSGTTPASKPATTTAAPASSPGTAPVSKPATSPTAPTPATAPTSKPPASDGKAPSTPAQPTTPGK
- a CDS encoding TlpA family protein disulfide reductase; amino-acid sequence: MTQEGIGAPPPAKPVGGGTKLLLGVLAGLGLVGVVYLGVLEARRSQLVPDGAASPSFVLQKHEGGELRLEDLRGQVVMLDFWATWCPPCREEMPALVKLAKEYESQGLVFVAASRDDGAMAPKMVENFVRGHLPELKPYVAYAGDDMARAFQVSALPTLYFLDREGKVMDAQRGAMSEDAIRRRIERALKQQ
- a CDS encoding M16 family metallopeptidase, with the protein product MRRLLPLLLLLLGIALPAFAQSTSSPTQAFPYTLKTDKLPNGLTVVRVPYPSQGIVSYVTVVRVGSRNEVEAGKTGFAHFFEHMMFKGTPRHPEGERERILGTFGFDDNAFTTDDITLYYSYGPTAGLPQLIDIEADRFRNLEYSEPSFRTEALAVLGEYHKSAAAPFLKMEETLNAAAFTKHTYRHTTLGFYEDIKAMPEAYQYSRDFFQRWYTPDNTLLFIVGDFDDDQVMKLVRENYGPWDRKTSTITVPTEPPQTQPRNAHVDWPQPTQPRQVLAWHTPAASANTNNAAIQTVLVAYLVGPTSPAYKQLVLEQQLVESIGSDYVDHRDPHLFTLTATLKDERHRDRVRLALLREVSKVAAGKVDAARVKAIQDNARYGALMALQTPRDVGIQLGWYAGILGTPDGLQRHLAHLAKVTPAQLSEFTKRYLQASKLTQLSLTPKVDTAGGTK
- a CDS encoding BRcat domain-containing protein, producing the protein MSARLQPEELFQAARTRAAQMDVGRGDAVVERVRAATSALFSRIPEPPVYRRAEDPSRKAAAALLPEVEKVLAEALAAGRDPSNAPALEKIVAALLAHGEALCHTAGGRLEAAEMSWRRAQELERAAHPTRHLVTAPPLPPPVFDKVSGGSRYDPRPAPQASVKLVCPNTGCKRVGDYAFLTSHAYNRFVCPVCGTGFLAYFGELRALEVEVGRSSKRYFFTVDEVGANNAARIEFEEAGGQEFPAARRDLLAFLYTEARELKVVVNLTNQRLMWVSPASSCFVATVAFGEGAPELVAFRAYRDEVLRKSQLGRAFIRGYYRFGPDVARWVSRRPVARSGVRWTLRQVHDRLTRSGFS